From one Planococcus citri chromosome 3, ihPlaCitr1.1, whole genome shotgun sequence genomic stretch:
- the LOC135838728 gene encoding uncharacterized protein LOC135838728, translating to MSRSNKNNRKKFRLSRNGANEQPLCCSSSSGSGSSSNYSDDMDVIRNAVLESLMKNAGPASGAATTPTPKPPKTNDHPTKRQRRAAGGKSDDETRKDDVSFNAAATTTVVDPKLETPPVATTIEELAMAAETTPTTTMMQTRDGNDDPDPGQDQSEDRDQIRTDVKIVRIKTLDSEESKLLLIVDVLDRNPFRIEVNSEAAAAKRRRDEESAAAAKCIKVDIEALKRGECPKEIRNLCTKVRSRRIYKLPDELMRKFDQKGLKVFEWHSFNRPDEVIKLLLDDGGGAGAAGAATATTTTPVTNNDVLRKRMIIGFRRRSTTPAKSSDTDEPAAKIRRTATAPVPVAAAATGEAKLIRSGIRTKSRLATDQRSSRNRILHKLLKEYGMSSSENATSSANVWDTDSQNKINKLVRSHLDLRAKEANERANNRRKEPNNDLIATTTTAPITSAWKSTAVATEFAAASTTLKRDNLDAAKLSLNDDNDASVSNSNADVSAIDGNSDALNDSNNDDNDSKAKKKNRCALCRKKVGLTGFECRCGGLYCGIHRYSDKHNCTFDYRQLGAQEIRRNNPVVIGEKIQKI from the exons ATGTCTCGCTCGaacaaaaataatcgaaaaaaattccgattATCGAGAAATGGTGCGAACGAACAACCGTTGTGTTGCTCGTCATCGTCGGGCTCCGGCTCTTCATCCAACTACTCGGACGATATGGACGTTATACGTAACGCGGTACTGGAATCATTGATGAAAAACGCGGGTCCGGCGTCGGGCGCAGCGACCACGCCGACCCCTAAACCGCCCAAAACCAACGATCACCCTACTAAACGTCAACGTCGTGCCGCCGGTGGTAAGAGCGACGACGAAACTCGCAAAGACGACGTTTCTTTCAACGCCGCAGCAACCACAACGGTAGTAGATCCGAAGCTCGAGACTCCTCCGGTAGCTACTACGATAGAAGAATTAGCCATGGCCGCCGAAACAACCCCTACAACGACGATGATGCAGACTCGAGATGGCAACGACGACCCGGACCCAGGCCAAGACCAAAGTGAAGATCGAGATCAGATTCGTACTGATGTGAAAATCGTCCGTATTAAGACTTTGGACTCGGAAGAGAGTAAATTGCTGTTGATCGTCGACGTCCTGGACCGTAATCCGTTCCGGATCGAGGTAAACAGCGAGGCTGCGGCGGCTAAACGACGTCGCGACGAAGAAAGCGCCGCCGCAGCCAAATGCATCAAGGTAGATATCGAAGCCCTGAAACGAGGCGAATGCCCGAAAGAGATACGTAATCTGTGCACGAAAGTACGCTCTAGACGTATATACAAGTTACCGGACGAGCTAATGAGGAAATTCGATCAAAAAGGACTGAAAGTGTTCGAGTGGCATAGCTTCAACAGACCAGACGAAGTTATCAAGCTTTTACTAGACGATGGCGGAGGCGCCGGAGCCGCAGGAGCCGCAACGGCCACGACCACGACTCCGGTTACCAACAACGACGTGCTGCGTAAACGTATGATTATCGGATTTCGTCGCAGATCGACCACTCCGGCCAAATCATCCGATACCGACGAACCGGCTGCTAAAATTAGACGTACCGCTACTGCTCCTGTTCCCGTTGCTGCGGCGGCCACCGGCGAAGCCAAACTAATCAGAAGCGGTATACGTACTAAATCGAGACTGGCCACCGATCAACGCAGCAGTCGTAACCGAATTCTGCACAAGTTACTCAAAGAGTACGGTATGTCGTCGTCTGAGAACGCGACCTCCTCAGCCAACGTCTGGGATACCGATAGCCAAAACAAGATCAACAAATTGGTACGAAGTCATTTGGATCTGCGAGCCAAAGAAGCTAACGAACGAGCGAATAACCGGCGTAAAGAGCCGAATAACGATCTGATCGCTACGACAACGACGGCTCCGATCACCTCAGCGTGGAAATCGACGGCGGTCGCCACCGAGTTCGCGGCTGCGTCGACTACGTTGAAACGCGATAATCTAGATGCGGCCAAGTTATCG CTGAACGATGATAATGATGCTTCAGTTTCGAATAGTAACGCCGATGTATCCGCCATCGATGGCAATAGCGACGCTTTAAACGACAGTAACAACGATGATAACGACTCCAAGGCTAAGAAAAAGAATCGCTGCGCGCTGTGTCGTAAAAAAGTCGGCCTCACAG